CCGGCGACAAAGTAACTGCACAAACTATACAGAAATACATCCAATATCAAAGAGCAGAAGAAGACAGACGCCAGTTAAAACTTGACTTTTAAGATACCCCGCAGCTTGCTGCGGGGAGTATGTCATGCTATAGAATCCCCTGAAGTAATGTTTGAGGATTTTGGAGAAGCAACCATTCATAATGGAGAAGCCATAATTCAATTCCGTGAAGAATTTACTCTCTGTATTTCCACCAAAACTCTTCCGCTAATAACAGTTACACCTATGGATAATTGTAACGGTCTTTATATCAAGAATAGAACACTTAACGGTTTTACTGTAAAAGAATGTCAAAATGGTACATCGGAAATTTCTTTTTCTTGGCGCGCTATAGCAAAAAGGCAGGGATTTAAAGAATGAAGAAAATTGCTATTATTTGTTATAATAGAATTTACTGGGGGGAATATGAACGCAAAATCTATGAAAAGGTTGGGTTTCAGTTTTTTACTTTTTACCTTTTACTTTTTATGTTGGACTTCTTTAAAATCTCAATGGCTTGTGGAAAAAATTGAGGCAGGTTTTGATATTAATAAATATGCTATTGGTGATGGGAGAAATGATGGAATAAACAGAGTTTATGTTGGACAAGAAAACTTAGGTAAGCCAGGATATATTGCCGAAGTCAGCTGGCAACAAGACAATTGGGAAGTGAGTCATATTGATACAAATCCTGAGGTGTATAATTCTCCTTATGGATATGGAGACGCTATTACTACTATAGCCATAGGTGATGGAAAAAATGATGGTCAGAATCGTGTATATGCTAGTTATTATTATTCTAAGAAAATTAATGAATTTAATTGGACAGGCTCAAGTTGGACAAAAACATTAGTAGACTTGATAGATGGAAATAATTCAATAATTACTGTTGGAGATGCCAGGAATGATGGTATAAAGAGATTGTATGCAGGTTCTGCTGTAGATGGTATATTAGAATATACTTGGACAGGTTCAAGTTGGACAAAAGCCACTGTGCTTCCGGAAGTAGGAAGTGTTTTGTCAAATTTAAGAATAGCCGATGGCCAAGGCGATGGCAAACAAAGATTATATGTGATAGGGGAAAAATTAAGTGAGCTTACTTGGACAGATACAAATGGATGGCAAGCGACAAATATCTGTAACGGTAATGGATTGGCTATAGGTGATGGAAGAAATGATGGGATAAACAGAATTTATTCTGGAGGTAGTCAATATAGTCAGGATATATCAGAATGGACTTGGAACGGTACAAAATGGATTGAGAAATTTATTTCTAATATAGAAAGCCCTATTGTGCTTGAAGTAAAAGACGGTCGCAATGACGGGAGGAATAGAGTTTATATTAAGACATATGTGTATTCCAGAAGTGATGGCGTTGATTGGAAATCTCAACTTGTGGAATTTAGTTGGGATGGTTTTTTATGGACACAAACGGATACTTCCGATTATAGCGGTAACGATTATGCAATAATAGCTTCACCACGAAATGATAACAAAAACCGACTTTATACAACTGGTTCAGGTCTTTTAGAATATACTTGGGCATATCCACAGCCGGCATATGACAGTAGCAAGACACAGCAGGATAAACTACAGCCGGTGAATAATTATTTCAAACAAGGTAGTGGATGGACGACGATATGGTATAAAGTTGATAAGGCAGGTGATGTTTCAGTAAAACTTTATACAACAAATGGCGAGCTTGTGAGAACACTTTTTGAAGGGCATAAAGATGTTGGAGAATATTCAGAGGTGTGGACAGGCAGGAATGACCAGAATGATATCGTCGGTAGCGGGATATATCTTGTTCGCTTGAAAGCGCCTGGTGTGAATGTGACCAAAAAGGTTTGTGTAGTAAAATGACACACAACGCCGACCCGAGCCAAGTTCGGATAATACTTGCTCATTTAGCTAAATGAGCAAGTGAGAGATATTGGCCGACGACAATTTTAGCAAAATAGTTGCTCATTTAGTTAAATGATTAAGTGAAAAAATTATTTCAGGCGGAGGAAAAGAT
Above is a genomic segment from Elusimicrobiota bacterium containing:
- a CDS encoding FlgD immunoglobulin-like domain containing protein codes for the protein MNAKSMKRLGFSFLLFTFYFLCWTSLKSQWLVEKIEAGFDINKYAIGDGRNDGINRVYVGQENLGKPGYIAEVSWQQDNWEVSHIDTNPEVYNSPYGYGDAITTIAIGDGKNDGQNRVYASYYYSKKINEFNWTGSSWTKTLVDLIDGNNSIITVGDARNDGIKRLYAGSAVDGILEYTWTGSSWTKATVLPEVGSVLSNLRIADGQGDGKQRLYVIGEKLSELTWTDTNGWQATNICNGNGLAIGDGRNDGINRIYSGGSQYSQDISEWTWNGTKWIEKFISNIESPIVLEVKDGRNDGRNRVYIKTYVYSRSDGVDWKSQLVEFSWDGFLWTQTDTSDYSGNDYAIIASPRNDNKNRLYTTGSGLLEYTWAYPQPAYDSSKTQQDKLQPVNNYFKQGSGWTTIWYKVDKAGDVSVKLYTTNGELVRTLFEGHKDVGEYSEVWTGRNDQNDIVGSGIYLVRLKAPGVNVTKKVCVVK